In Desulfomonilia bacterium, one genomic interval encodes:
- a CDS encoding cation diffusion facilitator family transporter, whose protein sequence is MSENNNKMSLEDNTSRQLNDLRLVVYWGFGTLIPLTILFMVVGFISDSLTIFTVALDYGLSLIVNTFAFVAVRIMLKKNIFTFPYGVGKLENFTSLLYGTLLMPSGCFLIYSAINRFINPPENILFGLSQVPMVISLVRSLLLLLLTSWIIRRNPQQTSLMASFRINYEISAVMDVSVMAVLGLALFLIWMDIRPLALMIDPAVTILLAVYMLANGGRLIVKNFKSLIDLPLPEDDQIKIMGVLAREFDAFENIGCVYTRLSGNTRFIEMELFFNPGMTLSEIAVVEQRIRERLSGHFPDLSFRLMPVVTDI, encoded by the coding sequence ATGTCTGAAAATAATAACAAAATGAGCCTTGAGGATAACACTTCCCGGCAGTTGAATGACCTCCGTCTTGTCGTATACTGGGGCTTCGGGACTCTTATCCCGCTTACGATTCTGTTCATGGTGGTAGGTTTCATTTCGGATTCGCTTACAATCTTCACGGTTGCACTGGACTACGGCCTGTCGCTCATTGTAAACACTTTCGCCTTTGTCGCTGTCCGCATCATGCTAAAAAAGAACATCTTCACTTTCCCTTACGGTGTAGGAAAACTTGAGAACTTTACCAGCCTTCTATACGGCACCCTCCTGATGCCGTCAGGATGCTTTCTTATATACTCGGCTATAAACCGCTTTATCAATCCCCCGGAGAACATCCTTTTCGGTTTGAGCCAGGTTCCCATGGTAATTTCTCTTGTACGCTCACTGTTATTATTGTTGTTAACTTCATGGATAATTCGCAGAAACCCTCAGCAGACATCGCTCATGGCCTCATTCAGGATCAATTACGAGATATCCGCAGTTATGGATGTGAGCGTGATGGCGGTGCTCGGGCTGGCGCTTTTCCTCATATGGATGGACATACGCCCGCTTGCCCTTATGATCGACCCAGCCGTGACAATACTGCTGGCTGTATACATGCTCGCAAACGGCGGCCGGCTCATCGTTAAAAATTTCAAGTCGCTCATTGACCTTCCACTGCCGGAGGATGACCAGATAAAAATCATGGGGGTTCTGGCACGCGAGTTTGACGCCTTTGAGAATATCGGATGTGTTTACACACGCCTTAGCGGTAATACCCGCTTTATCGAGATGGAGCTGTTTTTCAATCCCGGCATGACCCTGTCCGAAATAGCCGTGGTCGAGCAGCGCATCAGGGAAAGGCTGTCTGGGCATTTCCCCGACCTGTCATTCCGTTTGATGCCTGTTGTCACGGATATTTAA
- a CDS encoding DUF2950 domain-containing protein: MTLHIEIREIPWEDTTMRLLKIRFQPARFLAGCAIILFTAAVFSGTGLAAQTKQMTFPTPAAAVDALVKAIGNGSEKEISDVLGPGSKGLISSGDAVEDRKDRDKFILLFGEKNLLRMPSKSKFILYIGKNDWPFPIPIVKTGESWHFDAKQGRGEILSRRIGKNELGAIQTCLAIADAEREYASVDRDGNGRLEYAQKLVSSQGKKDGLYWKANPGENPSPLGPLAAKAQGEGYKKTDEASPYNGYYYRILTSQGASASGGAYSYIVNGHMIGGFALVAYPASYGNSGVMTFIVNFEGIVYQKDLGPGTAGIAGKMKTFNPDSTWKKAQ; the protein is encoded by the coding sequence ATGACGCTACACATTGAGATCAGGGAAATACCATGGGAGGACACAACCATGCGCTTATTGAAAATTAGATTTCAGCCGGCACGTTTTCTCGCAGGCTGTGCGATTATTCTGTTTACCGCAGCGGTTTTCAGCGGAACAGGCCTGGCTGCACAGACAAAACAGATGACTTTTCCAACACCTGCCGCCGCAGTGGATGCTCTGGTGAAGGCCATCGGCAATGGCAGCGAAAAAGAGATCTCCGATGTCCTGGGACCCGGCAGTAAAGGGCTTATCTCATCGGGAGATGCAGTAGAGGACAGAAAGGACAGGGATAAATTCATACTTCTCTTTGGAGAGAAGAACCTTCTGAGAATGCCGTCCAAATCAAAGTTCATTCTTTATATCGGCAAGAATGACTGGCCTTTCCCGATCCCCATAGTAAAAACCGGCGAGTCCTGGCATTTCGATGCAAAACAGGGCCGGGGAGAAATCCTCAGCCGCCGGATCGGAAAGAATGAGCTTGGCGCCATACAGACCTGCCTTGCGATAGCTGATGCCGAACGGGAATATGCATCTGTTGACCGTGACGGCAACGGACGGCTTGAATATGCACAGAAGCTTGTGAGCTCACAGGGGAAAAAGGACGGCCTGTACTGGAAGGCAAATCCCGGCGAGAATCCGAGTCCTCTCGGGCCTCTGGCGGCAAAAGCACAGGGAGAGGGCTATAAGAAGACAGACGAGGCATCACCTTACAACGGCTACTATTACCGGATCCTGACTTCCCAGGGAGCAAGCGCCAGTGGCGGGGCATACAGCTATATCGTAAACGGCCATATGATAGGCGGGTTCGCACTCGTTGCATACCCTGCTTCATACGGGAATTCCGGCGTGATGACGTTTATTGTAAACTTTGAAGGCATTGTTTATCAAAAAGACCTTGGCCCCGGCACAGCCGGGATTGCCGGGAAAATGAAGACCTTCAATCCGGACAGCACCTGGAAAAAAGCTCAATAG
- a CDS encoding patatin-like phospholipase family protein has product MDKRPIIGIALDSGGAKGGAHIGVLDVLHENGIEVDIIAGSSAGAFAGAIYATKTRGVFMDILKDMKWQDALSYYVDPVFPVSSLLGGKRARAFLDRVLGDALIENLPVTYAAVTTDLLSGDTVVLNKGLLVEAVMASASMPGIFRPVAYGDRLLTDGGVSDPLPLDVLKSYNPDITIAVNLHASLTGRYGSTQRNAALVKAEEEQTDTSYEDVLYEWLLKMPTGQWLVNNVRPITRSLRKRIDPDADGKIDLIEKLRDQFSFNITSMVENSFSSGGKFMNIFDVLNASTNIQQYQKNRLMLKYEKPDILINPDVAAIGSLEFTRTKEAIEEGRRCALEALPELKALINRMAQI; this is encoded by the coding sequence ATGGACAAAAGGCCAATAATCGGCATTGCCCTTGACAGCGGGGGTGCAAAAGGCGGCGCCCATATAGGTGTGCTCGATGTCCTTCATGAAAACGGCATCGAGGTTGACATAATTGCGGGTTCAAGTGCCGGCGCCTTTGCTGGCGCCATCTATGCTACAAAGACCAGAGGCGTTTTCATGGATATCCTTAAGGATATGAAATGGCAGGATGCCCTGAGCTATTATGTCGACCCGGTTTTTCCCGTATCAAGTCTGCTTGGCGGAAAACGGGCGCGGGCATTCCTTGACCGTGTACTAGGAGACGCTTTGATCGAGAACCTGCCGGTCACTTATGCGGCAGTGACCACGGACCTCCTATCAGGTGATACTGTTGTTTTAAACAAGGGACTGCTTGTTGAAGCTGTCATGGCGAGCGCCTCGATGCCGGGGATATTCAGACCTGTTGCCTACGGGGACAGGCTCCTTACCGACGGCGGCGTTTCCGATCCGCTGCCGCTTGATGTGCTGAAGTCATATAATCCTGATATCACCATAGCGGTAAACCTTCATGCAAGCCTTACCGGCAGATACGGTTCAACCCAGCGGAATGCCGCCCTGGTCAAGGCGGAGGAAGAGCAGACGGACACCAGCTATGAAGATGTGCTTTATGAATGGCTTTTAAAGATGCCGACGGGGCAGTGGCTTGTTAATAACGTAAGGCCTATAACCAGGAGTCTTCGTAAAAGGATTGATCCTGATGCAGACGGGAAGATTGACCTGATTGAAAAGTTAAGGGATCAGTTCAGTTTCAATATCACATCGATGGTCGAAAACAGCTTTTCATCGGGCGGAAAATTCATGAACATCTTCGACGTGCTCAATGCATCCACCAACATACAGCAGTACCAGAAAAACAGGCTAATGCTTAAATATGAAAAGCCGGATATTCTTATAAATCCCGATGTTGCCGCAATCGGCTCGCTGGAGTTCACCAGAACAAAAGAGGCGATTGAAGAAGGCCGCCGTTGCGCCCTTGAAGCGCTCCCGGAATTGAAGGCTTTGATTAACAGAATGGCGCAGATATGA
- a CDS encoding ChbG/HpnK family deacetylase, producing MKRIINRVIASAIMVLILAFLAACSSQSSDDAGSQNNSNNSSAEESYTAASLSGAWVLDSDSSAIRNYLITDGSGKLTDWSMNGGGSGTYYIDSDGSLIFRAGGSDIKGKLLLTSPVKGTISFDCCGDWRINKVNDLSSCTGDWQGIFTDREASRTFRVIVSVDNQGVITSVDGLGDEVKGRMLSIRGEVAAFIEYGDERRTIAFSATRKKDTVSGEAFFDSDETQAGSVSLEKVEYTVENAATLLLDHKGARKGLIINGDDLAMGEFANSGIFSAWDAGAITSISLFTVTMAEGIDGQPVQGDPYAEAIEGIRMRPGIDVGCHLTLSSTDGFMIRPVLPPEQIPTLVDKNGYLKQSYINFLFASRDEIKAESRAQINKALASGVKLSHLDCHVGWGHITGPMKDLYTELGDEYRLPLRWVLGTDDEQRLINHRVLVPKKFVGLSDTSIKSVTAEAFAKRKQFMLRTLMNLPDGITEVLCHPGTDAPVGQVWRMVDYMVLTDPEVKAKIQSMCASGKLVMLGFNDLGRTMKRLK from the coding sequence ATGAAAAGAATCATCAACAGGGTAATTGCATCGGCCATCATGGTGCTGATCCTTGCTTTTCTTGCCGCATGCAGCAGCCAATCATCCGATGATGCCGGAAGCCAGAATAATTCGAATAACAGCTCAGCCGAAGAAAGCTATACGGCTGCTTCGCTCTCAGGCGCCTGGGTCCTTGATTCTGATTCATCAGCAATAAGGAATTACCTGATTACAGACGGCAGCGGGAAACTAACCGACTGGAGTATGAACGGAGGCGGCTCGGGGACATATTATATCGATTCAGACGGGTCTTTAATCTTCCGCGCGGGCGGCTCCGACATTAAAGGGAAACTTCTTTTAACGTCTCCTGTAAAGGGGACAATCAGTTTCGATTGCTGCGGCGACTGGCGGATAAATAAAGTAAACGACCTTTCCTCCTGCACTGGAGACTGGCAGGGGATTTTCACCGATAGAGAAGCGTCCCGGACTTTCCGGGTCATAGTTTCGGTGGATAATCAGGGCGTGATCACGTCCGTCGATGGGCTTGGTGATGAAGTTAAAGGAAGAATGCTCAGCATCAGGGGCGAGGTCGCAGCGTTTATTGAATACGGTGATGAAAGACGGACTATAGCCTTTTCAGCCACCCGAAAAAAAGACACTGTGAGCGGGGAGGCATTCTTTGATTCAGACGAGACTCAGGCCGGTTCCGTGTCGCTTGAAAAGGTTGAGTACACCGTGGAAAATGCAGCAACTCTGCTGCTCGATCACAAGGGCGCGCGAAAAGGTCTTATCATAAACGGCGACGATCTTGCCATGGGAGAATTCGCCAACAGCGGAATTTTCTCCGCATGGGACGCAGGGGCCATTACTAGCATCTCGCTTTTTACCGTGACCATGGCCGAGGGTATTGACGGACAGCCCGTTCAGGGTGATCCGTACGCGGAAGCAATCGAGGGGATAAGAATGCGTCCCGGCATCGATGTCGGCTGCCATCTCACACTCAGTTCGACCGATGGTTTTATGATCAGACCTGTGCTTCCGCCTGAGCAGATTCCCACTCTGGTTGATAAGAACGGCTACCTGAAACAGAGCTATATCAACTTTCTCTTTGCCTCCCGCGACGAGATCAAGGCTGAGAGCAGAGCTCAGATAAATAAGGCGCTGGCGAGCGGAGTTAAACTGTCGCACCTTGACTGCCATGTAGGCTGGGGGCACATCACCGGCCCCATGAAGGACCTTTATACCGAACTCGGTGATGAATACCGACTGCCACTGCGCTGGGTTCTTGGTACGGATGACGAGCAAAGGCTCATCAACCACAGGGTGCTTGTGCCGAAGAAATTTGTCGGCCTGTCCGACACAAGCATAAAGTCGGTTACAGCGGAAGCCTTTGCAAAACGCAAACAGTTCATGCTGAGGACTCTTATGAATCTGCCGGACGGGATTACGGAAGTTCTCTGCCATCCGGGAACAGATGCACCAGTTGGTCAGGTCTGGCGCATGGTCGATTATATGGTTCTGACCGATCCTGAAGTGAAAGCAAAGATACAATCCATGTGCGCCTCAGGAAAACTTGTGATGCTTGGATTCAATGACCTCGGGCGGACAATGAAGAGACTGAAATAG
- a CDS encoding DUF3300 domain-containing protein, whose protein sequence is MKTKGSWKLRLTGFIIICLAFASPVSAQDTPTKKFKQEELDQMLAPIALYPDSLLAQIFMASTYPIEVVQADRWLQNNKSLKGDKLKAALDKQTWDESVKSLVSFPDVLDMMNDKLDWTQNLGDAFLAQQKDVMDTVQKLRKKAYQAGNLKSNQQQQVTNDGSTVIIQSANPQVIYVPVYDPTVIYGTWWYPAYPPYPVYTYPPGAALVTFTVGVAVGAAWYGWSHGCNWHGGTIIVTPPPPPPPPPHHGPGPTPPPPPHGNGNNHPDGNHPPDAAKNINGGGKAPSQWQHNPDHRQGVAYGDTATRKKYSPSDPAGVNSRMDYRGYGNSGSGAGNSVFSGMDRGNEAQRDSDRGNQSLNSSRFGGGDFSRSSGEHLGGGGGRNRL, encoded by the coding sequence ATGAAAACAAAAGGGTCATGGAAATTGAGGCTGACAGGTTTTATTATCATTTGTCTGGCCTTTGCCTCACCTGTATCGGCACAAGACACCCCAACAAAAAAATTCAAGCAGGAAGAGCTCGACCAGATGCTCGCCCCGATTGCACTCTATCCCGACAGCCTTCTGGCTCAGATATTCATGGCCTCAACCTATCCCATCGAGGTGGTGCAGGCGGACCGCTGGCTGCAAAACAACAAAAGCCTTAAAGGGGATAAACTTAAGGCAGCACTTGATAAGCAGACCTGGGACGAAAGCGTTAAATCGCTGGTCTCGTTCCCTGATGTGCTCGATATGATGAACGACAAGCTCGACTGGACCCAGAATCTGGGAGATGCATTCCTCGCACAACAGAAAGATGTAATGGACACGGTCCAGAAACTGCGCAAGAAGGCCTACCAGGCAGGTAACCTCAAAAGCAACCAGCAGCAGCAGGTTACGAACGACGGAAGCACCGTCATCATTCAATCAGCCAATCCCCAGGTCATATATGTCCCCGTATACGACCCGACCGTAATCTACGGGACATGGTGGTATCCGGCATACCCGCCGTACCCGGTATATACATATCCTCCGGGCGCTGCCCTGGTAACATTCACCGTGGGAGTAGCGGTCGGTGCGGCCTGGTACGGGTGGAGCCACGGCTGCAACTGGCATGGAGGAACGATTATCGTAACTCCTCCACCGCCGCCGCCACCCCCTCCGCATCATGGACCCGGGCCGACACCTCCGCCTCCACCGCATGGAAACGGAAACAATCATCCCGACGGCAACCATCCCCCAGATGCCGCAAAAAACATCAATGGCGGCGGCAAAGCTCCAAGCCAGTGGCAGCATAATCCCGATCACCGTCAGGGGGTTGCCTACGGCGATACTGCAACCCGTAAAAAATATTCCCCTTCAGATCCCGCAGGCGTAAACAGCCGGATGGACTACCGGGGTTACGGCAATTCAGGAAGCGGTGCGGGCAACAGCGTATTTTCAGGCATGGACAGAGGAAATGAGGCGCAGAGGGACAGCGACAGGGGCAATCAGAGCCTCAATTCTTCAAGGTTTGGCGGCGGAGATTTCTCCCGGTCTTCCGGCGAGCATTTGGGCGGCGGAGGTGGAAGAAACCGTTTGTAG